One segment of Synechococcus sp. A15-24 DNA contains the following:
- the scpB gene encoding SMC-Scp complex subunit ScpB: MSTPSLAAQIEAILYLKGRPIGLNELSDLARAEPQGVQQALLALSASYAQRDTALEIVEQNGRFGLQLRPALADLVQNMLPVNLSTAALRTLATIALKKRILQADLVDLRGSGAYDHIKELLAQDFIERRRQSEGRSYWITLSEKFHRTFSVLPDLAQDPPAEAA, encoded by the coding sequence ATGTCCACACCGTCTCTCGCTGCCCAGATCGAAGCCATCCTGTATCTGAAAGGGCGTCCGATCGGTCTGAACGAGCTGTCTGACCTTGCTCGAGCCGAACCTCAGGGGGTTCAACAGGCCCTGCTGGCCCTCTCAGCCAGCTATGCCCAGCGGGATACCGCACTGGAGATCGTCGAGCAGAACGGCCGGTTCGGACTGCAACTCCGTCCGGCACTCGCGGACCTGGTTCAAAACATGCTGCCGGTGAATCTCTCCACCGCCGCACTGCGGACCCTGGCAACGATTGCCCTGAAGAAAAGGATCCTGCAAGCAGACCTGGTGGATCTGCGTGGCTCGGGTGCCTACGACCACATCAAGGAATTGCTGGCCCAGGATTTCATCGAACGGCGCCGTCAGAGCGAGGGACGCTCGTACTGGATCACGCTCTCCGAAAAATTCCATCGCACCTTTTCGGTTCTTCCGGACTTGGCCCAGGATCCACCGGCTGAGGCTGCATAG
- the dxs gene encoding 1-deoxy-D-xylulose-5-phosphate synthase translates to MHLGDLTHPNELHGLKLSELEDVARQIRERHLQVVSTSGGHLGPGLGVVELTLALYQTLDLDRDRVIWDVGHQAYPHKLITGRFNDFHTLRQQNGVAGYLKRSESNFDHFGAGHASTSISAALGMAMARDNRGEDFKCVAVIGDGALTGGMALEAINHAGHLPETPLLVVLNDNDMSISPPVGALSNVLNRARLSPPMQFLSGSVEESVRHLPFMGGELPAELNRLKGSMRRLAVPKVGAVFEELGFTYMGPIDGHDIGEMMRTFQAAHRDGGPVLVHVVTKKGKGYPYAEADQVGYHAQSAFDLSTGKAIPSKKPKPASYSKVFGQTLVKLCEQNSRVVGITAAMATGTGLDLLQKAVPKQYVDVGIAEQHAVTLAAGMACEGLRPVVAIYSTFLQRAYDQLIHDVGIQNLPVTFVLDRAGIVGADGPTHQGQYDISYMRSIPNFTVMAPKDEAELQRMLVTCLNHDGPTALRIPRGSGVGMPLMEEGWEALPIGRGELLREGDDLLIVAYGSMVYPALDTATLLEEAGLSTTVINGRFLRPLDQALIHPLARRIRRVVTMEEGALAGGFGAAVLESLSDQDISVPLLRIGIPDKMVDHATPQQSKESLGLIPVQMAERIRRRFELGRRDFAGTASVSAIQP, encoded by the coding sequence ATGCATCTCGGAGATCTGACGCATCCGAATGAGCTGCACGGCCTCAAGCTGTCTGAGCTTGAGGATGTCGCTCGTCAGATTCGAGAGCGTCATCTTCAGGTGGTCTCCACCAGTGGCGGCCATCTCGGCCCTGGCCTGGGGGTGGTGGAGCTCACCCTGGCGCTCTACCAGACCCTCGATCTGGATCGGGACCGGGTCATCTGGGATGTCGGGCACCAGGCGTATCCACACAAATTGATCACCGGTCGTTTCAACGACTTCCATACCCTTCGCCAGCAGAACGGGGTTGCCGGGTACCTCAAACGCTCCGAAAGCAATTTTGACCATTTCGGTGCTGGTCATGCCAGCACGTCTATTTCAGCAGCGCTGGGCATGGCGATGGCCCGGGATAACCGCGGTGAGGACTTCAAGTGCGTCGCCGTGATCGGCGATGGTGCTCTCACCGGTGGGATGGCGCTGGAAGCGATCAACCACGCCGGACATCTCCCCGAAACCCCCTTGCTCGTTGTCCTCAACGACAACGACATGTCGATCTCCCCCCCGGTGGGTGCCCTATCGAACGTTCTGAACCGAGCACGGCTCAGTCCGCCGATGCAGTTCCTCTCAGGCAGTGTTGAGGAAAGCGTTCGCCATCTTCCCTTCATGGGTGGCGAGCTCCCCGCTGAGTTGAACCGCCTGAAGGGCAGCATGCGTCGTCTCGCGGTTCCCAAGGTGGGTGCCGTGTTTGAAGAGCTGGGCTTTACCTACATGGGGCCGATCGATGGCCATGACATCGGTGAAATGATGCGGACCTTCCAGGCAGCCCACCGTGATGGTGGCCCCGTTCTGGTTCATGTCGTCACCAAGAAAGGAAAGGGTTACCCCTATGCCGAGGCGGATCAGGTCGGCTATCACGCCCAGTCCGCTTTTGATCTGAGCACCGGTAAGGCCATTCCGTCGAAGAAACCGAAACCTGCCAGTTACAGCAAGGTGTTCGGCCAGACCCTGGTCAAGCTCTGCGAACAGAACAGCCGCGTGGTGGGCATCACCGCCGCCATGGCCACTGGAACCGGCCTGGATCTGCTGCAGAAAGCTGTTCCTAAGCAGTACGTGGATGTCGGCATCGCCGAACAACACGCGGTCACCTTGGCGGCAGGTATGGCCTGTGAAGGTCTGCGGCCTGTTGTGGCCATTTACAGCACCTTCCTGCAGCGCGCCTACGACCAACTCATCCATGACGTCGGCATCCAGAACCTGCCGGTGACCTTCGTGCTCGATCGGGCCGGCATCGTCGGTGCTGATGGACCGACGCACCAGGGTCAGTACGACATCAGCTACATGCGATCCATCCCCAACTTCACGGTGATGGCGCCCAAGGATGAGGCGGAACTCCAGCGGATGCTGGTGACCTGTCTGAACCACGACGGACCCACAGCTCTGCGCATCCCCCGTGGATCAGGGGTCGGCATGCCTTTGATGGAGGAGGGCTGGGAAGCACTCCCGATCGGTCGCGGTGAGCTGTTGCGTGAAGGGGATGATCTGCTGATCGTGGCCTATGGCTCGATGGTGTACCCGGCTCTGGACACCGCCACCCTGCTTGAGGAAGCTGGCCTTTCCACCACGGTGATCAACGGCCGTTTCCTGCGGCCCCTGGATCAAGCTTTGATTCATCCGTTGGCACGGCGCATCCGTCGCGTGGTCACCATGGAAGAGGGCGCTCTGGCCGGTGGATTTGGTGCAGCAGTGCTCGAGTCGTTGTCCGATCAGGACATCAGTGTTCCGCTGCTGCGGATCGGTATTCCCGACAAGATGGTCGACCACGCCACGCCGCAGCAGAGCAAGGAGTCGCTGGGGCTGATACCTGTTCAAATGGCTGAGCGCATCCGTCGCCGTTTTGAACTGGGCAGACGTGACTTCGCCGGTACTGCATCGGTATCGGCGATTCAACCCTGA
- the pyk gene encoding pyruvate kinase gives MGQFDQNRRTKIVATIGPATESSERIKELVQAGATTFRLNFSHGDHSEHAARITTIRQVSEELGINIGILQDLQGPKIRLGRFAEGPITLANGDNFSLTSRPVSCNQSIATVTYNKLADEVTAGSRILLDDGRVEMKVEQVDQAEQTLHCTVTVGGVLSNNKGVNFPDVQLSVRALTDKDKVDLEFGLSQGVDWVALSFVRNPSDMEEIRGLIREHGHETPVVAKIEKFEAIDQIDAILPLCDSVMVARGDLGVEMPAEEVPLLQKELIQKANSLGIPIITATQMLDSMASSPRPTRAEVSDVANAILDGTDAVMLSNETAVGDFPVEAVQTMATIACRIEKDYPQRSVDSHLASTVPNALSGAVSTIASQLNASAILPLTKSGATAKNVSKFRPAAPILAITPDPTVACRLQLVWGVKPLVIPQHERTTHTFLSAMTQAKTMGLLKEGDLVVQTAGTHTGVSGSTDLVKVGIVSSEEEPVNMI, from the coding sequence ATGGGCCAGTTCGATCAGAACCGTCGGACCAAGATCGTGGCCACCATCGGTCCAGCCACGGAAAGTTCCGAGCGAATCAAGGAACTGGTTCAGGCTGGAGCCACCACCTTTCGGCTGAATTTCTCCCACGGCGACCACAGCGAGCATGCGGCGCGGATTACGACCATCCGCCAGGTGTCTGAAGAGCTTGGGATCAACATCGGCATCCTTCAGGACCTGCAGGGACCAAAAATCCGCCTGGGCCGTTTTGCCGAGGGCCCGATCACCCTGGCCAATGGCGACAACTTCTCCCTGACGTCCAGGCCGGTGAGTTGCAACCAATCCATCGCCACCGTCACCTACAACAAGCTTGCTGACGAAGTCACCGCCGGCAGCCGCATCCTTCTAGACGACGGCCGCGTTGAGATGAAAGTCGAGCAGGTGGATCAGGCCGAACAGACCCTGCACTGCACCGTCACCGTTGGCGGTGTTCTCTCCAACAACAAAGGGGTGAATTTCCCAGATGTGCAGCTGTCCGTCCGCGCTCTGACGGACAAGGACAAGGTGGATCTGGAATTCGGTCTCTCCCAGGGGGTCGACTGGGTGGCCCTGAGCTTCGTACGCAATCCCTCCGACATGGAGGAAATCCGTGGCCTGATCCGTGAGCATGGCCACGAGACCCCCGTCGTCGCCAAGATCGAGAAGTTTGAGGCCATCGACCAGATCGATGCCATCCTTCCCCTTTGCGATAGCGTGATGGTCGCCAGGGGTGACCTGGGGGTAGAGATGCCCGCTGAGGAGGTCCCTCTTCTGCAGAAGGAATTGATCCAGAAAGCCAACAGCCTGGGCATTCCGATCATCACGGCTACCCAGATGTTGGATTCGATGGCCTCCAGCCCGCGGCCCACCCGCGCCGAAGTGAGCGATGTGGCCAACGCCATTCTCGATGGCACCGATGCGGTGATGCTCTCCAACGAAACGGCCGTCGGCGATTTCCCGGTGGAAGCCGTTCAGACGATGGCGACCATCGCCTGCCGGATCGAAAAGGATTATCCCCAGCGTTCCGTTGACAGCCATCTGGCCAGCACGGTGCCGAATGCCCTGAGTGGCGCCGTCAGCACCATCGCCAGCCAGCTGAACGCCTCGGCGATCCTCCCTCTCACTAAAAGTGGGGCCACAGCCAAGAACGTCAGCAAGTTCCGTCCCGCAGCGCCGATTCTGGCCATTACCCCTGATCCAACCGTGGCTTGCCGCCTGCAACTGGTTTGGGGGGTGAAGCCGCTGGTGATCCCGCAGCACGAACGCACCACTCACACGTTCCTTTCTGCGATGACCCAGGCCAAAACAATGGGGCTTCTCAAAGAAGGGGATCTGGTTGTTCAGACGGCCGGGACCCACACGGGCGTCTCCGGTTCCACCGATCTGGTCAAGGTGGGCATCGTCAGTTCCGAGGAAGAACCCGTCAACATGATCTGA
- a CDS encoding YggT family protein has product MLTSGIAYLLLVLSTAVNIYLFVLFVRVLLTWFPNIDFSNPVLGGVASITDPYLNMFRGVIPPIGGIDLSAILAFIALRVLQGLLEASSAQFQSMSLGF; this is encoded by the coding sequence ATGCTCACCAGTGGCATCGCCTATCTGCTGCTGGTGCTGTCCACCGCCGTGAACATTTACTTGTTTGTGCTGTTCGTGCGGGTGCTGCTCACCTGGTTCCCCAACATCGATTTCAGCAACCCCGTCCTGGGTGGCGTCGCCTCGATCACCGACCCGTATCTGAACATGTTTCGTGGGGTGATCCCTCCGATCGGTGGGATTGATCTTTCGGCGATCCTGGCGTTCATTGCCTTGCGAGTGTTGCAGGGATTGCTCGAAGCATCCAGCGCTCAATTCCAGTCAATGAGTCTGGGGTTCTGA
- a CDS encoding nucleoside triphosphate pyrophosphohydrolase family protein, translating to MELNAYQDAARRTAAYPRVGQNPIYPTLGLTGEAGEVADKVKKVLRDREGIFDPETREAIKLELGDVLWYVAQLARELGYDLDEVASANLDKLASRAARGRITGSGDHR from the coding sequence ATGGAACTCAACGCCTATCAGGATGCTGCACGGAGAACAGCCGCTTACCCCCGGGTGGGTCAGAACCCCATCTACCCAACGCTGGGCCTGACAGGGGAAGCCGGAGAAGTGGCGGACAAGGTCAAAAAGGTGTTACGAGATCGCGAAGGGATTTTTGATCCTGAGACCAGAGAAGCGATCAAGCTCGAACTGGGAGATGTGCTCTGGTACGTCGCCCAGTTGGCCCGCGAGTTGGGTTATGACCTGGATGAGGTCGCTTCGGCCAATCTCGACAAACTGGCCAGCCGTGCGGCCCGTGGTCGCATTACGGGCAGTGGAGACCACCGCTAG
- the ilvA gene encoding threonine ammonia-lyase, biosynthetic — protein MTDYLQRILRARVYDVARETPLDPAPNLSRRLGNEVLLKREDLQPVFSFKLRGAYNRMAQLTPEELSRGVIASSAGNHAQGVALSAKKLGCRAVIVMPATTPEVKVRAVRSLGGEVVLHGETYDECSAEARQRCADEGLTYIHPFDDPEVIAGQGTIGLEIMRQSPEPPNAIYVAVGGGGLIAGIAAYVKQLWPSTEIVGVEPLDADAMTQSLEQGQRIELAQVGLFADGVAVRRVGEHTFALAQQFVDRMVRVDTDAICAAIKDVFEDTRSILEPAGALAVAGLKQDVADCHMADRRLVAVACGANMNFDRLRFIAERSELGEEREAMLAVEISEKPGSLRTLCDHLRSRSLTEFSYRMSEGESAHIFIGVQVNGAQDRHHLVDGLQQQGFSCLDLSDNELSKGHLRHMVGGRLPSTSKDGCAGGCLELLYRFEFPERPGALMRFVSALNPGWSISIFHYRNHGADVGRIVVGVLIPVEEQPQWTAFLNELGYPYWNETDNPAYTLFL, from the coding sequence ATGACCGACTATCTCCAGCGGATCCTGCGGGCTCGCGTTTACGACGTCGCGCGGGAGACGCCGCTTGACCCTGCCCCAAACCTCAGTCGCCGACTCGGCAATGAGGTGCTGCTGAAGCGCGAAGACCTGCAACCGGTGTTCTCGTTCAAGCTTCGCGGTGCTTACAACCGCATGGCTCAGCTCACGCCGGAGGAACTCAGTCGTGGCGTGATCGCCTCCAGCGCTGGAAATCATGCCCAGGGCGTGGCCCTCAGTGCCAAAAAACTCGGCTGCCGCGCCGTCATCGTGATGCCCGCCACCACACCCGAGGTGAAGGTGCGGGCCGTACGCAGCCTTGGCGGGGAAGTCGTGCTCCATGGGGAGACCTACGACGAATGTTCAGCAGAAGCGAGACAACGCTGCGCTGATGAGGGACTCACCTACATCCATCCCTTTGACGACCCGGAAGTTATCGCCGGCCAGGGAACAATCGGTCTGGAGATCATGCGGCAGAGCCCTGAACCACCGAACGCCATTTATGTCGCGGTCGGCGGCGGCGGACTGATTGCCGGAATCGCGGCTTACGTCAAACAGCTGTGGCCCAGCACGGAGATCGTCGGCGTGGAACCGCTTGATGCGGACGCCATGACCCAGTCGTTAGAGCAGGGACAACGGATTGAGCTGGCCCAGGTGGGCCTGTTCGCCGACGGCGTTGCGGTCCGCAGGGTGGGAGAGCACACCTTTGCCCTGGCCCAGCAATTTGTTGACCGCATGGTGCGGGTCGACACCGATGCGATCTGTGCCGCCATCAAGGACGTGTTTGAAGACACGCGCTCCATCCTTGAACCGGCTGGTGCACTTGCCGTGGCTGGGCTGAAGCAGGATGTGGCCGATTGCCACATGGCGGACCGCCGACTGGTGGCGGTAGCCTGCGGAGCCAACATGAACTTTGATCGCCTGAGGTTCATCGCCGAACGCTCCGAGCTGGGAGAGGAACGTGAGGCGATGTTGGCGGTGGAAATCTCCGAGAAACCGGGAAGCCTCAGAACCCTGTGCGATCACCTGCGCAGCCGCAGCCTCACCGAATTCAGTTATCGAATGAGTGAGGGGGAATCAGCCCACATTTTCATCGGCGTGCAGGTGAACGGCGCACAGGATCGTCACCATCTCGTGGATGGACTCCAGCAACAGGGCTTCTCCTGTCTTGATCTCAGCGACAACGAACTGTCCAAGGGTCACCTCCGTCACATGGTTGGCGGTCGTCTTCCATCCACATCGAAGGACGGTTGCGCTGGGGGCTGCCTTGAACTGCTGTACCGCTTTGAATTTCCAGAAAGACCGGGGGCACTGATGCGCTTCGTCAGCGCTCTCAATCCCGGTTGGAGCATCAGCATCTTCCACTACCGGAACCATGGAGCTGACGTGGGTCGGATCGTGGTGGGTGTGCTGATACCGGTGGAAGAACAGCCGCAGTGGACGGCCTTCCTCAATGAGCTTGGGTACCCCTACTGGAATGAAACGGACAATCCGGCTTACACCCTGTTCCTCTGA